tgTGAAAATGCGAGTGTGTTGGCTCACTGCTACAATGCTAGTATGTGGGTGTTTTTTTAGtgtgttttaagtgtttttagtGTGTTATTTGGTTCCTACGGTGTTCTGTGTGATGTAGTGTGTTGCTGTGCGGTTGCTAGGGAGTGTTTTTAGtttgttgctatgtggttgccagggcgttctaattgtttttaaatgtgttgcTGTACGGGTGTtctgcatgtttttaaatgtcttgcCATATGGTTAATAGGGTGGTTTTTTAATGGAGTGGCTAGAATGTTTTCAGTGTGTTATGTGGTTGTTAGGTTTTTCTGAGAGATTTATtgcattgctatgtggttgccaggttgttctgggtgtttttagtgtgttgctatgcagtaactggggtgttctgagtgatttagtgtgttgctatgtggttgccagGGAGTTCTGAGTGTTTTAGTCTGTTTCCATGTAGTTACTGGGGTGTTCTGAGTGatttagtgtgttgctatgtggttgctagggtgttctgggtgtttatagtgtgttgctatgcggtaACTAGGGTCTTctgattgttttttaaatgtgttgctatgcggtggctagggtgttttgagtgCGTTATGTGGTTGTTAGGTTTTTCTGAGAGATTTATTGTGTTCCTATGTGGTTGCTATtcagagtgttttttttaaccgtGTTGCATTGTGGTTGCTGAGTGttttttagtgtgttgctatgtggtttctaggtctctatgatattctggtTTCTAGATACAACTCCTTCCAGGTCCGGATGTATCATCTGTCgggaaaaatcacattcaattGCTTCAAGTAATATTACACCACTTAGATGTATAACTGTAGCACAAATAGTGCtggatgatgttttattatgaGCCAAAGTTTATTAGTTATTGTTAGAGGTTTGTTTAAATCCCTAACTGTATAGCAATGGTGATGCTTGTTGTGCGTTTGTGTTGAAAATACTGTCTGACTGATTCTTAGTTACTGATCAGTTTACTGGAACCATAATCGTGATCTTTACAACTGTCATTCACTCACtaaagcatgtgtgtgtttgtatgtccACCCATAATCTCTTTTCTCTGTCACAATCCTTCCTTCCACATTGATTTATTAACAATCCCAACAGTTCAAACAAGTGAGTAAACCAATTCCTTGGCCCCCTCAACCGGTTTACCACCAATGAAGGAAGTCAACACTGTTAGTCATGTTTGTCTTTATTAGCATGAGCGCACATGTGTGGTCGTCACGTAAAGTGTAAGGAACCGTTGGCAAATAACTAATGAAAAAGTAAATAGTCAGGCCAATAAAACTCATTTTGGATAGGACTTTATTACATCACGCTAACGTTTCCTGATCAATGACTTTGGGGGTACAAAAAGGCTTGGAATAAAAACCAGACAAGAAGCGTTGGACGACTGCTAGAGCGCTACAAGAACATCAAACCGAGGGTGAGTGAAGTTTCTGAACGAGCTTCTGTCACACATTGCTAGGAAAAATGGTTTGTCTTTCACCACTAAAAGTTCTCATTTTCGTCTTTTTAAGGTGTGGAAATGTCTCTTCTCACAAGTCTGACGCAAGTGTCCATCCTTGCGATATTTCTCATCCAGTGCGCGACCAGCCTTCCGGTTCTGGGCAGGTCAGGTCACGTTCAGCCTCAAAAATTCATTGAATTTTCAACCTCAATCTGATCTTCTGAGCagtttctgaaataaaaagtagtCGTGTAGTTTCAGGCCCATCAAATCTTACTACACACTTACTTACGCACATgtcaaataaactttttttcacAGTTTCACAGTTGATGTATCGGCTCATTTATGTTTTGGCCTTCATCACCACAGGTATCTCGGAGAAGAGGACAGCATCTCAACAGCGGACACCTTTTCACCTAGAAGGATGTTATTTCCCAGGGATGATGCAGATATGCTTTTTGATGACCGAGACGGGTGGGTCTCATAAacttttattgttaataaaCAGGTCACTTTTGTGATGCTGTTGGGTCCATGCTTATTTAAGTGCAGACCGCCCCCTTCTGGAGAACACTGGCTCTTCTCAGCAAGTTTCTTGTAGTATCTACTTGCATCAATTGATAAACTCTTAAAATTAGATCTTTCGAGAATTTTTCTGGAAAAATCATACTTTGATATACTTGTCATACTTGAGTCATTTGAATCATCACTTTGACATCGAATATGATCCATATCTCCAGGAGATCTGGGCTTCAGACGAGGCAGTTGGGCGACATTGAGTTCACAAACAGATATGCTGAACTCCTCAAATCCAAAGCTAAAATCACATCCATCTGCACCTTCCTGAAACGCATGCAAAACACCAAGAAAAGGTAAAGCCTCCACTAACCCGCTTTGCTCATATTAAACAAATCTCTCAAAAGCATCATTTGATTGACATTATGTAGAGTTGAGAAATGTAAGGAAAGTTTAAAGTAGTGTAGTgtatagaatttaaaaaaatttttttgtagTAAACAGATTAAATTATCCCCAATGTTGGGGGgtgtaactagttacatgtaacagaattacgtaatttaattacaaaatgaatgtaactgtaatctgtttCAAAAACAGTTTCATACCTATTAAATGAgcttaaatctgtatttaacctcagaacaatctcaaagtaaaatgaggtgctaaagtctgattttgtggtggctgtgctttaaaattatattttaaatataatatattttatattatatagtttCTGAAAGTCTTAcggtaatcagtgttgagtgctgctctaaggttaaccctgcctgctttaaatgtttcaaaatgattaacagttgaaaacatttgttagaaatttagaaaattaatcaaattttatcagttacattacttttataaagtaattgaaatggttacactacttattgcatttcaaatagggtaacttgtaatctgtaacctgtTACATTTCcgaagtaaccttcccaacactgattatCACTAAACGTAACTGTTTGATAATATTCTaactttttgtttaatttgattcatAATGATAAATAACATTGTTTTCTCTTAACGTGTAAAGTGCATAGCTTATCTCTTAGCAGTAAGCTAACCCAGTTATCAGTATACAAAATGATACTTAGCAATACGTAACGTATATTTTTGCTCTCAAATGATATATTCTAGCTTGAATGACATTTCATGCTCTGTGTGCTTGCAGCGGCGTCAGTGGAGAAACAGACAGATTGATTTCACTGATGAGACAGTATTCATGTCCAAACATGTACCAGTGAAGACTGTGAAGAAACCTGAAGATAACAGCTTCACAATGTTTGAGATAAACTGTttgtatatatttgaataaataatgacttttttccTCCAAATGTGTCTCATTAAACTGCAGATTCAGTCAATACCATTTCAGATGCAAATTAAACTCTGGATTTGAGAAAAGtgtcttgttttgtttatgAATCCACACCTCTAACTCCTCAAAGGCAATTTAACACTAGACAATAAATTCATGAGCCTTCATAAGAGCTTTATAGTACTAAAAAGCTTTCGTGCTACTATAATGTGCTCACAAGATCATAATTAATATACGACCAATCAAAGACTGTTGTAGATTATATGAGGTCACAATAAACAGGAGTGGTATGTGAAGATGCATTTTATGGACATGGTACAAAAATAGCATAAGAACAGATTTATTGAGAAGATCTTAATCAACGCTACATGAATATGCTAATCAAAGTGACAGGGTTTTTCCTATATTTGGTGCTTTTTGGACataaaatgtagaaatgtagaaaattaaaatgtagaaatgtttttaaaataactttttgagTAATCATCATAGGGAGATTTTTTTCAAGCTTAGgcaaagaaatgtaagcatttgTGAAACAAAATTTATGGAATGGAAGACTAAAAATGTCCACCCTGTTAGGGACAGAAGTACTGTAAACTTGTTTCATTTGAGAATATTTCTTTCAATACAATTAAACTCCACTCATTTATTTTGTTCTAATGTTGCTGAAACTTAACTGTATTGATTAGGCAGGATGGGAACTAGAAATCTGCTGTAACTGATTCAGTCTGAGTTCtgcttacagtttttttctattGCTAACATCCCTTTTGACCAATCTATAGTcagtcacattttcaaaactcaaTTAGCGCAATTAGCACAACATCCGTCTGTTGTGACCATACCATTAACAATtcatgttgttttcacacaatatTCAGTCAATTAAcatgtttctaaaatgcttaaattttcttttttttttacataagcTTACCCTATACCAAAATCATGGatatttcttctctttttttattttttttattatttattttttttattttttttacaaatgcttaAGCACAGCATGACAGAAATGAAGACCTAATGTTCCAAAGTTTAATAAAGCCTCTATTTCTTCAACAATAGCAGCTTAAAAGAGCTGAtaagaattattttaattactgataattgaaaaaaatgatatgtaaagtcggcaacaccaaagctccaaaaatataaaaaaatttatttcaaaaactttttcatAGTGTGTGATGCTTCGAGCCCGCAGGCTCGAAACGTCACACGCTATGtgaaagttttgaaaattttgttttttgttttttagtcgaGAATTTTTTGTCATTACTGATAATTTAGAAATAGCTGATTCAAATCCTAATGAATAATTCCAAGCCTTTCAACTACATGGCcatgcacaataaaaaaaaagcactctCTGGATTGGTTTTGTTCAAAACAATACAGAACAACACAGAGAAGCAGAAAAAGAAGGAAAATGTTTGGATGAGGGAGAGGAGTAGTTGAACCAGGgctgtttggtttggtttggttcaGCTACCAAATTAGACATCAAGAGACTATAACGGATACAGTCAGGACTGCTGAGAGGAATGCCCAGCCATTTTTATACTACacttgtaaataacatatctgtACATTCATTTTTTCCTATATTTCTactttatataatacattatttaactttctgtttttcttaaattagTGTTATATTCCATCTCTGCTATGTCTGCACTATCATGTATGTTGCACTATGTCTGTATTTGCTCAGTCTGGACGCTTCTGTTGGTAagtcaaattccttgtgtgtgtaaacatacttggtaataaagctctttctgacttTCTGGCAAGGGAGAAGGAGAAGTGACAACAATTTCATTTTGCCAGTAAAGACTTTACTGCAGCAATTCTGtcaattttttcttttgcattccATAAAGTACTGATGACTCCTTCACAATGCTGTACACATACTAAAAtgaatccacacacacacacacacaaattaagttattattattattattatcatcattatatttttaaatggatCTCATATTGTATGTTCTATACAGGTCAAACTGAACCATTACAAGTAATGCAGTTTTTGTAATGTCATTAATTGTTAGCATTTTGACAATTATGCACTATAATGATGATACGCTATGTTCCTGTTGGATAGAAAACTAGGGCTAATGTTTTGACCGAATGACTCGATTTTGAATCGAGTTTGCTCTGTTTTGATAAGCGTTAGTATACGTAGAAAAGGGTATTCAGCGTTTTGAAATGTAGAGTTTGTTATATATCTAACAAAATGTGGTATTGTCCAGAAAATTAACAGTTTTGCTAATTAATGTAGGTGTGTTGCTGTGTTAAGAGTTTAGAAAAAGTACTTTAAGTATTGGTAAacgcttaaaaaaaaactgttatatgATCTGTTAGTGTTCACATAACTTTTTGCGATTATTAGCTGttctattattatatttataaactcATAtccttttgttcatttaaaagcaggTAATAAATCTGGTAATACCTTATTAAAATACAGCCAAAAGGGGGATAATCACAGTAATTGTTgtatttgttgtatttaaagaaaaaaaaaagtttaaagtgCTGTAAAatgtttccttttttaaaaagaaatacgCTTCAATATGCTTAAAGttcaaattatgttttttttatgactaTGACTAATctttaaatttatattgtttataatattaAGATCATATTCTGTACTGGGGACATGAAGGCACCGAATAGGCCTACCAGGAATgtcacacatatacagtatttccTTAACagtacttttattaagcaaattatgagaaaaaaactACTTGTATTGGGTTTAATATCCGTTTAATAACGTTTCTCAGTGTAAAATTCCTACAGTGCAACGAGTCGTTTGCTACGACGTCCGTCGTgctaatgttgtttttaaagaagaacTGTATTGTAGGTAGGTCTAGCAGGAATTTTCTATATCGCATCTTTCATCAGTCATGTgcaataatataacaaaatacttACGTATTACAGTATATGATAAGATTGCTTCAACTGGTTGCTTGAAGATTGCCGTTACCGTAAGTGAAACCTCGCCCACTCTTGACTAGTTACTAGCATgtgttaaaaaaatcaaaactgaaGAATTAATTTATGCTTTTGTTATGCTTTTCTAGCTAGTTTATTTCAGTCATAAAGTCATACAAGCACTTGAATTTGCTTCTAGTGCCCATTAAAGATGACAAAGTTCCCCATTTATGGCACGTTTTGTTCAGGAATAAGGAATAAAACAGCAGCTTTGCAAAATTTGAGCTAAAACGTCttcaacatttaaatgaatcaccGAAAAACACAATTTGTCAATTTTCCAATTTAGCTTCAGTTGTATTTTACATTGTCTACctcacatttgaacattttgggAACAACAACTATCTGCACACAactaaaaatattgttttgtatCCATCGTTCTTCATTGTGATCATGGTTTATGAGATGTACATGCTCATGTAAAGCAGCTGTGTTCTTGTCTATGAGGCAAAAGTCCACCTGTGCTCATCTTTATAGCCAATAAATCTGAGATAAGCGTCCGTCTCAAAGGTGAAGCTTGAAGTCTGGTTCTCACATTAGCTATTGCTCACAACTGCTTGATGGGAATTTGATTCAGTCGGAACAAAGGGATTCGTCTTCGATATTCCTTTATTGATTCATCACCTAACAAGAAAAATGGATTTGAGGCCTAAAGGATCTGCTGCTGTTTTCGTTCTCCTGGTCCTTTTCACACTCAGCAAGTTCAGTGAAGCGCAAAGTAAGTGCTGAAAGTTTGAGAATGAAAAATCGTACGTAATCAGGGTTTCTTTTCTAGGCTGAAACAGCTCAGAACATGAAATTTCTCCAGTGATTTTACAGCTGACAAGTTTTAGCCTACTGTTATGATCGCATATGATGTTAAGACACTTTTGGAAATGTTATTCTTGAAAGTATTAAAATTTCAAGTTGTACAACTAGTGTTGTAGTTATGGTTACCTGGTCatttgatgtttaatgtttagGTTTAATCACCTTTTTTCACCACCACACTTTACAGTATAGGTTTTAGAGTAAGATGTGCATATGTTTTCCTAtagatattattatttcaaaggaGTATTTCAACTTTACACAAAACTATTATTACATGAATTAGAAGAAGGCCTGCAATACACACTTCAGAAATTTCTGCTCAATCGTATTTGTATAAAATTTAAGAGGACTTTGAAATGCTTGAATTATAGACTTGTTTGAAGAAATCCTACCCagtgaatttgttttgtttctttagcagtttttttttttaaatttttttactaATTATTGCTTTGTATTTTCTAACATTCATGTTTTTTCAGTGTCAACCAGGACCATTCATGAAAACATTgtaattctgatttttttttctgaatgacagaactttgCTCGGTGGCAGGTAATCCTCCAgtaatttttattctggaaaacaacaaaattgGAGACTTAATTACAACACTCACTGCTGAAGATGGGGTGACGGCCAGAATCACTAGTCAAGATCCAGAGGGTTTGTTCGCAATCAGTGGATTGGATCTCATTGCTGCAACTGTGCTGGACTTTGAGGTTAATATTGTATATCTTATAAAGTGTCTGGTTTTGTGTTCAGCCAATACACTCTAGTCTAAATTGATCATTTCAAAGCCTGTTTCCTGGGATGTAAAGTACAAAGTACATActtactattttaatatgtcAAATCCATTTTACACCTTACATACACGTTTCAATTAAATTAAGCgcttttcatttttgtaaagAGATGTCTCTTCGCTCAGCATTAGTCTTGATCTAAACtggctttgtttgttttctcaaTTACCACTTACATTTAAGTAAGtttaaacttaaacttatttacCAATTTCAGGTATCTGGGTTTTAGGATTTCAGTTTAACATGATGTAGTTTTATTGTCACAGCACtgtaaaaactataatttaaggatgaaattcttgaaatctttgaaattaaaaagctcataaaaatggacttttatatatatatatatatatatatatatatatatgtatactttTAAGTATGATTTCATAGTTTTGAATTgggtaaaattacaaatactttTTTAGCATAACTATTTCTCAGTACTTTTACACCCCCACCTGTGTCCTAAACTATtcttgctaaaaaaaataaaaaatctgtaaatgtGTAGTTTTAAAGATGAAATTTTTGGCTCAAGTAAATGAgagcattttaatatttcaaagcaACCATTTAATTCAGATCCATTTCAAATGCTTTATGTACAAATTAACAGAccttttatgttttgttattttcttaGACATTTGAACAACCTCATGTGGTGAATATTGAGTGTACAAAAGATGGCTCTGCCCCTGTAAGTAAACTATTCAAatggtgttttatttaaaggtcttgcattgtaaattatttattcaacctcaatgcttaattttttgtttgaaatgtttgtttttatgttagTTATTGATGTCCTGCATgccatttttgtatttttagacCACACTGAATCTGAAAATAGCCGTTGAGGATATAAATGATAATCCACCAGTGTTTGAACACACTCAATACACACTAAACGTTGATGAggtacttttttcttttaatgttgcATTTGCTGCACACTTTAATTCtgttcagttatttattttatcatggCCAGTTTAATAAGATCTGAAAACTTTCACTGATTTTTGTAGTTATCAAAAGTGGGTACGAGTGTTGGCCGAATCACAGCAACCGATCCTGATAAAGATGATAGACTTTACTACAAACTGGATTCTCCTGAGGTACAGCGGTGTCCCCAATACACCTTTTGAGACAACAAAAATCCCAAAGAATGTGCATAGAGTTtgtatacattgtatttaatggtACACACAAGTGTCCTCTTGGGAATTATGTTCTggagtatcttttttttttttttttggaattctAAAAGAGAATTCCCCTTGAATGTTGGTTCCAAATTATTATAGGAATTCCAAATGGAATCTCATTCACAATGCTGACCTTTGTTCTCTCTCAGAGAAAATTTGACCTGGAGGCTAATTTCAATCCCAACATTCTGGTGAAAGACCGTCTGGATTATGACAAAGTTAAAGAAGTCACAATGACGCTATATGTGCAGGTGAGTTTACTTGACCCAGGTTTAACTTTCAAAGATGCATCTTTTTGTACAAACAACTTTCATTTGATGACTTTTTCAGGACACACCGACTGAATCTACAGCTGGGGTCTCCCACACTGCCTCAACCACCATTGTAGTCAGTATCATAGACATTGACAATCGTCCACCGTGGTTCCAGCCCTGTACAGAGACTGAGCTTGACACAAGCACAATCTGCTTGATGTCTGGTTATAACGGGAATGTCAAGTTAAATGTACAAGCGGTGGGTTTTCTATCCAAAGCACTTGTAGATAGAGGTCTGATGTTGAGTTAAACCATTTGAAATGTTATATAGTAATGATTATTTCAAAGTACCCCAACAGTTGGCTAATGGATGTAGAAATATCAGGAAACATCTCATTGGATCAATTTGTTGGGGCAGTGTGAGATTTTGAGATTAGAGTGTCAAATGAGAATATGAATGTTGATATACACCACAGCCAGGTCCTTTGTCCTTGGAGCCAGGTCCACTCATGGCCATTGATGGTGACAAAGGCAAGAATGATCCTATTGGTTATACATTTCTTGGAGGTGAGATATTTTATTGTCTATTTTATTGTCCTTATGGGTTGAAATAAAGTCAACAGGTTTTAATTAGTACATTTTACATGTTCAGGTGAGGGAGATATATTTCAAATCGACAGTAACACTGGGAGCATCACAATGCAGAAACCAGTAGAAGAGGCAGGAACAATTGTTCTAACAGTCATGGTGAgagaaaaaatcattttttaaaagaaaaccaTTCTGTTTTGAATGTTACATGCAAACAAAAGCTGCATTTTGGAGCCTCTGTATATATTCTGAtatgctcttaaaaataaaggttcttttttGGAATTGATGGTTccttgaagaacctttaacatccttggaatctttccattccaTAAGTGATTCtttggattattaaaatgttcttcactcTAAGAAAAACGGTTCTTTTAGGAACTGTTTACTGAGAGGTTCTTCGGGGAAACAAAAATGGTTATTCTATGGAATCGCTGCAAAACCCACTTATAATAATGGAACCATTATTTTGGAGTGAAGTTCCTTCCCCAACCAAATTTCCCTTCTGTCTCCTTAGGCATATCAGAAGGAGAACGCTGATCAGTTCGCCACCACTACAGTCATCCTGAAGGTGGTGGAATCCAGCAATTTCCCTCCGACCTTTGTGAAGTCCAGTTATGAAGGCTTTATCTCAGAGGATGCAGGTGTGGACAGCCTGGTGCTGGAGAGCAAAACATCCAACAGACCCCTCAGAATACAGGCTACAGATGAAGACTTTTCTAGTGTAAGAA
This genomic stretch from Onychostoma macrolepis isolate SWU-2019 chromosome 25, ASM1243209v1, whole genome shotgun sequence harbors:
- the cdhr5b gene encoding cadherin-related family member 5 — translated: MDLRPKGSAAVFVLLVLFTLSKFSEAQKLCSVAGNPPVIFILENNKIGDLITTLTAEDGVTARITSQDPEGLFAISGLDLIAATVLDFETFEQPHVVNIECTKDGSAPTTLNLKIAVEDINDNPPVFEHTQYTLNVDELSKVGTSVGRITATDPDKDDRLYYKLDSPERKFDLEANFNPNILVKDRLDYDKVKEVTMTLYVQDTPTESTAGVSHTASTTIVVSIIDIDNRPPWFQPCTETELDTSTICLMSGYNGNVKLNVQAPGPLSLEPGPLMAIDGDKGKNDPIGYTFLGGEGDIFQIDSNTGSITMQKPVEEAGTIVLTVMAYQKENADQFATTTVILKVVESSNFPPTFVKSSYEGFISEDAGVDSLVLESKTSNRPLRIQATDEDFSSGYNPHLRFEIVGGTDFSITPEGFILMAKAVSPSTVNLEMRVVDTTNDESSTTSLAVEVTPGVPTTTPGTTIMTSSIITTDRTANTQLTDITTATSHPGSTTTTRPSTGGQQVKTGEFSSGEMAAVGASLAVVIVICLVCIGVMVHRIKGHNADWKKLSEASVFQSTLGGGSGGPKEGVQYSNDGFQHNDDSGSVNSKLAADLENKLEYGLKPHQRRGSAQKTTTPSAILQTTSSPEPDSSSLAETIDSEKEVKPILTKERRNEEGYKAVWFKQDIDPSTKEEVVIIPNTGEADGDREDDEDSEGENRPDVDSDDEEGVSSDM